The Melitaea cinxia chromosome 21, ilMelCinx1.1, whole genome shotgun sequence genome has a window encoding:
- the LOC123663977 gene encoding piggyBac transposable element-derived protein 4-like, protein MSKLTDSDILRALLDETNEFESQNENFEEESENDSDHLSIQSDTNSEFEAELPCSESGSDDDIPLSELRQNRTSYYTGKDGVTKWQKEQYRSNIRSRTENIITHLPGVKTVARNKMSPLQCFELFITDEMIDVIVNCTNEKIRMQTISDHEKLETTKEEMKALFGLLFISGLVRSGRQSTIDLWSTDGTGMDIFRDTMSRNRFGFLLNNLRFDSTATRSERIQTDRLAPIRNIFVLFIKKCQDAYIPHENLTIDEELVAFRGRCSFRQYIPSKPAKYGIKIYSLVDSKTFYTLNMEIYCGKQPENSPFAVSNKPYDLVDRLVQCVSRSSRNVTMDNFFTSYETTENLLKNHKLTVVGTLRANKTCIPPVFKKNREVNSSMFGFQKDITIVSYVPRPRKMVYLMSSLHHDKEIDSATGNKQKPAVITFYNHTKSGVDMVDKLSRTYDVSRNSKRWPLTIFFALLNHAGINGMIIHMFNNGIEKNKTNLRGKFIRELGISLVKEHLNTRRQNQKLPKDLRTRISRYFGNPSENLSEPPAKKPNTMQRCSKCPRKKDRKTKYSCKKCYTPICMEHADFFCQECGNFDTNDLN, encoded by the coding sequence atgtCTAAATTGACAGACTCAGATATATTAAGAGCACTTTTAGATGAAACAAATGAGTTTGAGTCACAAAATGAGAATTTTGAGGAAGAATCTGAAAATGACTCCGATCATTTGAGCATCCAAAGTGATACAAATAGCGAATTTGAAGCTGAGTTGCCTTGTTCAGAGTCGGGCAGTGATGACGATATACCACTTTCGGAACTACGCCAAAATAGAACTTCATATTATACAGGTAAAGATGGAGTTACAAAATGGCAAAAAGAGCAATACAGAAGTAATATTCGGAGTAGAactgaaaatattataactCATTTACCCGGTGTGAAAACGGTTGCTAGAAACAAGATGTCACCTCTTCAGTGTTTTGAGTTGTTTATCACTGACGAAATGATTGACGTGATTGTGAATTGTACGAATGAAAAAATACGCATGCAAACTATTAGTGATCATGAAAAACTTGAAACCACAAAGGAGGAGATGAAAGCTCTTTTCGGGTTACTCTTTATATCAGGTTTAGTACGTTCTGGTCGTCAAAGTACAATAGATTTATGGTCCACTGATGGCACTGGGATGGACATTTTTCGCGATACAATGAGTCGAAATAGATTTGGTTTTTTATTGAACAACCTAAGATTTGATAGTACAGCCACAAGAAGTGAGAGAATTCAGACAGATCGATTAGCTccaataagaaatatttttgtactttttataaaaaaatgtcaagatgCTTATATTCCGCATGAAAATCTCACAATAGATGAAGAACTGGTTGCTTTTAGGGGAAGATGTTCTTTCCGTCAATATATACCTTCAAAACCTGCTAAATatggtataaaaatttattctttggTTGACAGCAAGACATTTTATACTTTGAACATGGAAATATATTGCGGAAAACAGCCTGAAAATAGTCCTTTTGCTGTAAGTAACAAGCCTTATGATCTGGTGGATCGATTGGTACAATGCGTATCACGATCATCCCGGAATGTTACCATGGATAACTTTTTTACCAGTTATGAAACTAcagaaaatttactaaaaaatcaTAAGCTTACGGTAGTTGGAACTTTACGCGCTAATAAAACTTGTATTCCGCCAGTTTTCAAGAAAAATCGTGAAGTAAATTCATCAATGTTCGGATTTCAAAAAGATATTACCATAGTATCTTACGTTCCAAGGCCACGTAAAATGGTATATCTGATGTCTTCATTACATCATGACAAAGAAATTGATTCTGCAACtggaaacaaacaaaaacctGCTGTGATAACGTTTTATAATCACACCAAAAGCGGTGTTGATATGGTTGACAAGTTAAGTAGAACTTATGATGTATCACGGAATTCTAAACGTTGGCCACTGACGATATTTTTTGCTTTACTCAACCATGCCGGAATAAATGGTATGATTATACATATGTTCAACAACGGAatagagaaaaataaaacaaatttaagagGAAAGTTCATTCGTGAATTAGGCATTTCTTTAGTAAAAGAACACTTGAATACAAGAAGACAAAATCAAAAACTTCCAAAAGACCTGCGTACCAGAATATCTAGATATTTTGGGAATCCATCTGAAAATTTATCAGAGCCTCCTGCAAAAAAGCCCAATACGATGCAGAGGTGTTCAAAATGTCCTCGAAAAAAAGATAGAAAAACCAAATACTcgtgtaaaaaatgttacacgCCAATATGTATGGAGCATgctgattttttttgtcaagaGTGCGGCAATTTTGATACCAAtgatctcaattaa